In a genomic window of Maricaulis maris MCS10:
- a CDS encoding dienelactone hydrolase family protein — translation MKISFLIRAVSAIALAILAGLAGCATGNMTGWSVPRRSLEDQVDLLREHVEIRLPDNQDTAVPAVIMLHGCGGLRDVQEAYAADLLDAGYAVLLVDSNRAREIDRFGAMTQVCTALRLWGQERAADIPAAIALARESSAIDADRLALIGWSHGGWTVLEALDYAAEGRSAPALLPTPADPASTPLSGVRAAIALYPYCGFPVRADGRGFPRTIPLHIILAERDLVAPPGDCVRLFDRSEASGVAVDHEIWPGQTHAFDEPNGPPDPRIQYDADAADRARARILVWLEEAFP, via the coding sequence ATGAAAATCAGCTTCCTCATCCGCGCCGTCAGCGCCATTGCCCTGGCGATTCTGGCCGGTCTGGCGGGATGCGCCACCGGCAACATGACCGGCTGGAGCGTTCCCAGGCGATCCCTAGAGGATCAGGTCGACCTGCTTCGCGAGCATGTTGAAATCCGGTTGCCCGACAATCAGGACACAGCTGTACCAGCGGTGATAATGCTGCACGGCTGCGGTGGGCTGCGTGACGTCCAGGAGGCCTATGCGGCTGATTTACTGGATGCTGGCTATGCTGTGCTTCTGGTCGATTCCAATCGGGCCCGCGAGATCGACCGCTTCGGTGCCATGACCCAAGTCTGCACCGCGCTTCGTCTGTGGGGTCAGGAACGGGCGGCCGACATTCCCGCCGCGATAGCGCTGGCCCGCGAAAGCTCCGCGATTGATGCAGACCGGCTGGCCCTGATCGGCTGGAGCCATGGCGGTTGGACTGTGTTGGAAGCCCTCGACTACGCCGCGGAGGGGCGTTCAGCGCCTGCACTCCTGCCAACGCCTGCCGATCCGGCTTCGACACCCTTGTCGGGGGTACGGGCAGCAATCGCCCTGTATCCCTATTGCGGATTTCCGGTCCGCGCCGACGGCCGGGGCTTCCCGCGAACCATCCCGCTTCACATCATCCTGGCCGAACGCGACCTGGTCGCCCCGCCTGGCGATTGTGTTCGTCTATTCGACCGCTCCGAAGCGTCCGGGGTTGCGGTTGATCATGAAATCTGGCCTGGCCAGACCCACGCCTTCGACGAACCCAACGGTCCGCCCGACCCGCGCATACAATATGATGCGGACGCGGCTGATAGAGCACGCGCCCGCATATTGGTCTGGCTGGAAGAGGCGTTCCCCTAG